The nucleotide sequence TTGCTGTTTCCTGCTTATGTTATGCTTAGATTATGGCAATAAGAACTTTGGTCATTGTCAGCTTAGATTATGGTAATGAATACTTGGCAAGTTTTATCTCTGTTGTGTGTTCATTTTGTTAGCTACACATCACTATCCATAAAAGCATCTGATACTTATGGGGACTATGTAGTCTTTTTAACCCTGTGCCGTATTCAAGTTAGATTGAGTGTTTGTTTACATTTCCTCATGCAGATTAGCATTCATTCTTCAACAGAGTTGTGTCATTATGGTCCAAAAAGTGACCCATCTTCCATTTAGTTGTGTTGATGATCAATGAGAAATGATTTCTGGATCCTGCAGATGAGTTGGGCTCCTGCCACAGAAAAGACTACATGGCCGAACTCTAATTCCACTTCCGATACGAAGCGTAAGGACATGTCCGGTTGTCGTTCGGTCAATGAGTGACATGATGGCGATTTCCTTTTAAGCATCTGAAGCTCCATCAAGTCAAACTGCACTCCTTTTATGTCTGCTCCCATCTGCGAAAAGCTGTCGTGCCCAACCCCTGCGCTCCAAAGCCAGCATTTAATGAAAGGCCTGTGTGGTTCTCACGGTGCAGCAGGTGGATGAAAGAGGCAAGTTTGCCAACAGGACGAAGTTTTCACGGAGATGTCTTGCCGACTAAGCTTTCCCATTAGCTGGCGAAATGATAGCTTTGCTCCTCGATCAAAGCCAACAACAGATTGAAATTGCATGCCGGAGAAGGTATGCGATGATTTTCTGTTTTGTGAAGATGTGGAGAGCGAGAGTAACTCATCTTTTACATGTATCTGCCACAGCTTGAAGACGTTTGATGTCCTTCCGCTGACGCTTCTTTTGTCGATAACAAGAGAGTTGAATTGACCGAAAGAATGACCCGCCAAGCGTTTGTGTAAATGCTTCAAAGGTATCTTAACATTATCAACTTCTGTCACCCTCTTGTGATACATCACATCTCATCTCTAGGAATCTAATTCGACTCCCGTGGGAACGATGTGCGAAGTAAAATGTACGACCGTTCCCCCGCTTGCCTCTGGTCGTTTCTTTCTTGTTTAGGTAGGGGGGTACGGTACCCGTACCTCAGTGACGGGAAGCGGGCGTGCACGGACCTTGACTCGCTGCTCCCCGGTCCTGACCGGTCCGGTCATTGGTAGCGCAATAATTCGTGGATCGACCGGGCCCGCGCGCGTCGTCGCCCTGTTCGTTATTTTCGCGAAGGTTAGGGGTGTTTTCGGAACACAAAAACTGTAGCCGAGTCTCCTCTGGGCCGCGACGTCCGTACGGAACTGGCTGCGAGCGACAGGCCCACGTGGAGTTAAGTACACATGTCACATCGCGTGTGTCACCTAGCGGGCGCCCGCGGTCCCAGCTCACCGCTTTAGGACACTTGATGGGTACACAGCTTGCCGTGGGGGGGTTTTGGACGCGGTTTTACGTGTTTGCAGCCAACTTTCCGCAACCCGATCCATTACCTATCCTCTGAGAAGAAGCCGAGGACCTGGGCCCCGCTGTCCCCACCGCGTATGTGAGAAGGACACAGAATAATGGTAGCGAAATTATTGTTCCTTTCGCCACAGCGACGACGTCTCTGGATGAGAGTTCGGTCGCGATCGAGCATAGAAAGCTGTATGCGGTGCCGACATCCGTCGCCCGATATCTTCGATCTTCTTTGAGATCCGTGAAATGAGAATCCGTCGGTGATGATGCACTTTCCGCATGAACCGTTTTCTACTCCTTCTACGCGGTTGCGATAAAAGGCGAGAAATTTGATTTGATGTGTTTTTGGCGAGGGGGTAATATTGAAATCTTGATCGATCCATCCATCGCTGCTCCGCCGTCTACTGTTTCGGGTTCAGAGATTCTTGGGGAGAGGGGTGGGGGGAGGAGGACGGGGATCCCATGGCGATCTCGAGGAACGAGAGCTTCTCCGAGCTCGGATGACCTCTCCTCCCGGAACCACAAGGGAGTGCGCTTCCTCGCCAGTTTCCTCCGCGTCGTTGGCGGTTCTTCGTAGCTCGGAGCTGTTCAGATCGCATCTTTTCCTTCAAGAACGTGGCATTTGTAAGGCGGTGTCGGGGTCGGCATTTCTACGTTTGAGAGTTAGGTCTGCCATCTAGTTGTTTCGGCATCTTGAGGAGATTTGGAGAAACCCTAACTTAGTTCTTGATGTGttcttgggagctccacttcttgACGTTGGTTCGGTTCATCGAATTGCGGCGAGGGAATTGAGTCGTCTTGGGAAGATGAAGCTTTCCACAGTAGGTATCGGTCAGCAAGAACCAGAAGGTAGCGCCCTTACTTGGCGTATTTTTATTGCATCTTAGTCCTATCCTCTTGCCGAGATGAAAGACCGTGGTCCTCATGGTGTTATatcagaggaggagaagagatgcTTGAATTCTGAGCTCTGGCACGCCTGCGCTGGACCACTTGTGTGCTTACCGACAGCCGGTACTCGGGTTGTCTACTTCCCCCAGGGCCATAGTGAGCAGGTGAAAGATCCGATCTTTGCctacttctcttctttcttccccAGAGAAGTTAACGCTGGTTTTACTTAAGGTTGCTGTGTCGACAAACAAGGAAGCGGAGGGTCATATCCCTAATTATCCAAGCTTGCCCCCTCAGTTGTTTTGCCAGCTCCACAATGTCACGATGCATGTCAGTTCTTGCAGTAATTTCCGTGTCCGGATTTCAATATTTCTAGATGTGAAGAATAATTGGTGGCTGTACATATTGTAGGCAGATCCAGAAACAGATGAAGTTTATGCTCAGATGACTTTGCAACCTTTAAGACTGGTAAATCGAATGAGATATGCACTTTCTATGTTTCGATTGTATTTTCTCCTTAGGTGAAGGTATTGGACGTAATTGATATTGTCTGCAGCAAGAGCAGAAAGATGCTTATTTTCTTATTGAGATGGGCGTTGTAAGCAAGCAGCCAGTGAATTATTTCTGCAAGACTCTAACGGCAAGTGATACGAGCACACATGGAGGGTTTTCTGTGCGTCGTCGAGCAGCTGAGAAAGTCTTCCCTCCCCTGGTGTGTTGGTAAAATGAAAAATGTATAAATTTCTCAATGGCAATTTTTTGGAAGCAGGGGAAATGAGCTAATCGACTGTGCTGCTTCATCATTGGATGTTATAGGATTTCTCGCAGCAGCCACCAGCTCAGGAGCTTGTTGCCCGTGACCTTCACGGTGTTGAATGGAAGTTCAAGCACATCTACCGAGGTAAGTATAGCCGTCCTGGCCTCATCAGATGTTGTTCTAGCCAAAATCTCAATTGGTTGGTGTTCTTAGTTCATTTTTCGGAACATGAATAAGAATTAAGAAAAATCGACTGGAACAAACATTTTTTTTGTTAAGTGTACTAATTCTCCCTGTCCAAGAGAATAGGCATGCAAATTCTTGGGGTTCTCTTGTACCTTTAAACTTGGTAAATAAACAAAATAACCTAACCAAGTTGTCCGCTCCCAATTGGCCCTTATCTTAAGTTTCCGAAGAACAATGTGTCAGGCTATGAATTGATTAAGCCAAAAGAATAATTGGTTCGTGGCCAAAGTACTATAGTCAATGTAATTGTTCCCAAGAAAATATGGGGGCACCTAATTCTGGACAGAGTCTAGGTTTGGAAGAAAGCTTGAAGAACATTTCTTGGGTGTAGAAGTCTAAACGAGAACTTATTACTATGAAGTAAGAAAGGATTTCTTGATCAGAATATGGGAGTAAAAACGTATGGTTTGATGGGTGCTATTGGGCTGTGTTGctaggttttttttctttttttctttactatGAAGGTCATGGCCATTTTCAAGTGTTCCTAAAATTTTCTAGTTTTGCATCGAGCTAGCACTCTTCTTACCATCATTTCTTCTTTGGAGGAGCATGAAATTTCATTCCTTAGGTTTGCTAACTCGACTAGTTTTAGGATACTTTTAACTTCAAATTTCACCCTTTACAAGGCTTGCTATTTGGGCGATATAGGATCATCAGGGGGCTTTTATTTGAATGTTATAAAGAGATGGAAATATATCGATGAGTATCATAACAAGGAAACTTGTTCTCCCAATCAAATATGAGAATTTATTTTCTTTGGAGAAATAGTGTTGCAATGATTGATGTCATGATTTATGCTGTGTTATTATTCTGCCTATTCTttgtaagtttttattttctCTTGTCCTTCAAGATCtattaaaaaaaggagaaaataatgAATGGATGTCTTCACACATTATGTGTGAGCggttattttttcaataatatgatttttcCGTTCAAGTATGAGACATGTGGAGGAGTGTGTGATGTTTATCCTGCAAGCTTTTTCTTGAGCCAGATATTTGAtagttctcttttttttattttatttttttattattataattctatctttctttctcatcttattttctcaaaaataaaaCCTGGAGCTGAGGAAAAGTGCATTTAGACAGCCTATAGATGTCAGGGATCTGTTGAAAGTTGATTACAATTTGACATAGCGTGAGGCTTCTTTTTTGTAGTACGAAAGAGGAAAATGATAAATCAAGCTATATGTCGTCACAAACCTTCTTTCTCTTCTAGTGTCAGACTAAACGAGATCTCATACTACATTAGTGGCAAGACCTTGATCCCTAGGGATCTGTTTGCTGCTCACTCTAATCTAAGATTTGCTCGCAATTTGGATCCTTCTATCCTTTCATGCACAAAAATTAACTAGTTATAAGAGCAGCGTCAGTCCTTTATTTAAAGGTCAGATTTTGACAGCTTGAACGAGAACTTTTACTACTGTGCCACCTTGAGTATTGTTCCCATCTAAGTTGCAAAATAGTCCAAAATGTGGAGCATCAGATTTATTTGTCAACTTTGCTAATTTACTTATATGCATCTAAGTTGGTTTTGGAGGAATATGAAAATTATTATTTCAGATGGCTGACCATAAAAACCTACTGCAACTATGTTGGTCACTTTTTAGATTTTCTTCGTATTTCATCTTCTGATTGCAGGTCAACCAAAAAGGCATCTGCTTACTACAGGCTGGAGTGTGTTCATCGGTGCCAAGAGATTAGTCGCTGGGGATTCTGTTCTTTTTATCTGGTTTGCTTAGTTTGTTTTGGTTCTTCCGTGATGCATAATGATTGAGATGGGAATCTCTCTCCTTTTCTTCTGATGTATAAAATATGAGTTTGTGCATTGTCTTTAGGAATGAAAAGAATCAGCTTTTGTTGGGAATCAGGCGTGCTAATCGTCCTCAAACTGTGATGCCATCATCAGTTTTGTCAAGTGACAGCATGCATATagggctgcttgctgcagcagctcATGCTGCTGCTACAAACGGCTGTTTTACAGTATTTTACAATCCAAGGCAGCTGCCATACTCTTGTACATGCAATTGTCTTTTTCTTGTACATGTACAAGTGTTCATTGATTATTCCTGGTTGAAATTTTCATAGGGCAAATCCATCTGAGTTCGTGATACCACTTTCTAAGTATGTTAAGGCTGTATTTCACACACGTGTGTCAGCTGGGATGCGATTTCGGATGCTCTTTGAGACTGAAGAATGCAGTATTCGCAGGTAATTATTTCCATGTATTCAACTCTCGTGGTTTTACTCACAAAATGGTACAACATCATGAAACCATCTGGTTTGTGAGCTCAGCTGGATGATTCTTGTTGATTAAGGGTTTCtgaaacatttttttttattcaatttcATGTTGAGCGAAGGTATATGGGAACAATTACTGGCACAAGTGATTTGGATCCTGTACGCTGGCCAAATTCGCATTGGAGATCGGTCAAGGTAAATATTATAATGTAGGTTCTATTTCTCATATAAATTCTGGATCAAGTAGCAGAATAAGGTCTACTTTTATTTGTTAATTAGCTGTTAGGTTAATTCATGATATATCCTTTTGCTTCTCTGCATGGTTATTGcacatcataaaaatattttattatcaatatCTCCTCTGTCCATTAAACTTTGTAAACAGATAGTCCTAACTTATCAGCTTTTTACTACCTGCACATATTACTCTCATGCTTTGACTATCATTTATTGAGTTTTCAAGCATGATCTCCAattctatatattttttcctGCTGCAACATATGAGCAGCTCCACTCGATCTGTAGCATATGATTCGAACAATTACCATTAGCTTCAGCCTTCAAGTTTGTCTATTTAGTAAGAACCTACCCATGTCTATCACAGCAGCATGGGTTGCACTTGTGAATGGTGCATGTGATTTGAAATGAAATTTAGAAAAACACGTTGCGCACAACCACACTCAAATCCAgtaatctctagaaattcttattGATAATTCACCTATATGCATGTAAGATTTGGTAGCATAATGGTTTATCTTACAAATATTGAATATTGATTTCCACCAATTCATGGtagaaaagaaaattttccaaAATTTAGAAAAGATTATATCCTTCCATGCTGTCGTGTAATATCACTTTTGCCTTGATTACATTTGAACTGCTCCTTTCTTGCTATATGTTCCACGTTGGTCATAAACAGCTCAAGGGCACATGTGATATTGCTTGCTGCCTTGGTAAGTTTTGAAATGACTGTCTGGTGATGTTTGTAATAACTTGGTGCCCATCTCATGGGCTTTGGTTCTACTTTCCTTCTTTGCTCTCTTCCATTGATGGGTTACCTTGTGAGTTTTGTTCGAGAAACGAGCTGTTCTTTTCTTCGTTACAATTGTTAGCTGTTATTGAAGTAATATGTACCGTTCTAGTAATTGCAGGTTGGCTGGGATGAATCGACAGCAGGTGAGAGGCAGCCAAGAGTGTCATTGTGGGAAATCGAGCCTCTAACAACCTTTCCCATGTATCCGTCTTTGTTTCCTCTTAGGCTAAATCGTCCTTGGCATCTTGGAGGCCCTTTTTCTCAGGGTATATCTTTTTGCTTCGCTAGTACAGACTGTTCTTACTTATTATGAAATAATGCCTAGTGTTGCTTGTTGTTCTTTATTGAAAAGcatgtagaagaagaagtaaaaCTATATCATTTGCTTATTTTACCTCTGTTCACTGATAATCTAACCTTGGGAAGGGCATTTGCATGTGTCTCATATCATCCTGATATTAGTCTCCAGAATGTTGCACCTTTAACGGTTCTCAATAGCTGCTACTTGCTAAAGCTGTCATTACTGCAATTGTGAGATCATCCATACCTTTGAATCATCTGTCATAGCTAATAAGGAAGTGTACCAAAGTAAATTGACCATTCATTGTATGCTTTGAGTATCTTTTCTTGCAATCTTAGACACCAAAGAAGATGAGCTAAATGCCCCCATATGGCTGAGGAATGATGCTGGTGAACAAGGCTCGCATCCCTTCAATTCCCCATCGCTTGGTATGGGCTCCTGGATGCATGAGAGACTCGAGCCGTTGCTACCAGGGAATGAGGTCAGTCAGTACCAAGCCATGTCAGCTGCCGCTTTGGAGGCCATTCGAGGCGTGGATATTCTGAGACCACATCTTTTACAATATCAGCAACCATTTCAATTTCTCCAACATTTGCAGCATCAAGATTTTCAGCAGGTCATCAGTTCTCCATCACTACGTTTATTAGAGAACCAACCAACCTCTGTTCCACAGCAACAGTTGCAGCAGCTACTAAGTGAACAGCACAAGCAGCAGGTTCAACAAACACATGCCTATGCAGACACATTTGAGATTCCCAACAATCACCCGCAGCAACAGTCGAGTTTGTCCTCTCAATTTTATGAGAAGCCCATCATTCCAGATTCAAGCTTTAATATCTTTCCCATCACAACATCGAGTTCTGTCCAGGGTATATTTGGATCTACTTACCCTGAAGGGAACACTGACCTTCTTAACTGTTCTCAACTTGGTCAGAGCCAGCAGCCAATGAAACCAAAACACAATGAGTCTCAGGTGACTCCTTTCGGTGCTGGAGCTCTTCTTCCATCATTTGCAGAGAAGGATGGTTCTGGTGGAAATCAAAATTGTCCTAGTTTCCAGAATCatgtctcctctctcctctctattGCAGCTCCTAACTTAACTATGAATGCAACTCTCGGTGATGCATCTGCCACGCCATATGTTGCTTCATGCATTCAAAACTCTCTTTATGGATATTTGGATGAATCATCAAACTTACTGCAAAATTCAGGAGAGAGCAATCCACAATCCCAAACTTTTGTGAAGGTAACAGCTACAAATTTTGGTGATTGTGCTACATCTGTAAGTTGGATGCCTGTAAGTTGTTGTGCTCTCCCATGCAGGTTTATAAGTCTGGATCAGTTGGACGGTCTTTAGACATATCCCGGTTCAGCAACTACGATGAACTGCGTGTGGAGCTGGGTCATATGTTTGGAGTTGGGGGTCTATTGGAAGATCCTCGTAGATCAGGCTGGCAGCTTGTATTTGTCGACAGGGAGAACGATGTGATTCTCCTTGGAGACGATCCCTGGGAGTAAGATATCCTTTCCAGCATCTTCAATTCATGTTCAATAAAAAATCCAAAGAAATCACTGGGTATACTGATGATTTATGTTCCATCAAAAACTAGTTTAGTGGTCTGGACTTCTGCATGAATTTTTCTTCAATGTTGAAAACAATTTGGAGCCTGGAGATTCTTAGAATAGGCATAAACTCATCTTAGTATCTGAATAAGTGAAGCATATATAATATTGTACATACTATATATGTTTCATAGTGGAGTTAACTTCATTTCATTCTCAATGCAGATCATTTGTGAATAATGTCTGGTATATCAAAATACTTTCTCCTGAAGATTTGCATAAGATGGGAAAGCAGGGGATTGATTGAGTCCACAAGTTTATCCTCTTGAGTCTCAAGGAAAAGTGAAATGGTATGTTATGTAAATGTAAATCAATATTTTAGTACCTAAAGTTGGACAATCCTCGTGACTTTTCTGCTCTACTATCAATTGTTATTTTTGATATCTTCACCATCATCACCAGTAGCAATTCTCTTGATTCTAATGACATTCTTCATTCTTTAAAAATGAAAAAACCATATCATTTgcaaattttaaaaatctttaaaaaaatgGTGGGTGATATAGAGTTATTTTTATGCACAGATTGGGGAATTGTAGATCAAGTCATTGAAGTTTCCATGACTAAATGCATCTTAGGAGGTTTCTGCATCTGCTTTACGATGATTTGTTGTAGTGCTTGCACACCCTGTGACTATTAATGCACATATAGATAAAGCATTCAAAGTGAATcaaataaaatcattatggcatctACTACATGACATGAGCAAATTCCATTAGATTTACAGTGTTTTTCTtttcgagagagagagaacttAGTCACATATTTCGGCTGCACCAAGTTACAAACAAAACTTGTGTGGATTATTTAGGAAAGAGTGACAGGAAGCTAATAAACT is from Musa acuminata AAA Group cultivar baxijiao chromosome BXJ3-8, Cavendish_Baxijiao_AAA, whole genome shotgun sequence and encodes:
- the LOC135645499 gene encoding auxin response factor 12-like isoform X1 encodes the protein MKLSTVGIGQQEPEEEEKRCLNSELWHACAGPLVCLPTAGTRVVYFPQGHSEQVAVSTNKEAEGHIPNYPSLPPQLFCQLHNVTMHADPETDEVYAQMTLQPLRLQEQKDAYFLIEMGVVSKQPVNYFCKTLTASDTSTHGGFSVRRRAAEKVFPPLDFSQQPPAQELVARDLHGVEWKFKHIYRGQPKRHLLTTGWSVFIGAKRLVAGDSVLFIWNEKNQLLLGIRRANRPQTVMPSSVLSSDSMHIGLLAAAAHAAATNGCFTVFYNPRANPSEFVIPLSKYVKAVFHTRVSAGMRFRMLFETEECSIRRYMGTITGTSDLDPVRWPNSHWRSVKVGWDESTAGERQPRVSLWEIEPLTTFPMYPSLFPLRLNRPWHLGGPFSQDTKEDELNAPIWLRNDAGEQGSHPFNSPSLGMGSWMHERLEPLLPGNEVSQYQAMSAAALEAIRGVDILRPHLLQYQQPFQFLQHLQHQDFQQVISSPSLRLLENQPTSVPQQQLQQLLSEQHKQQVQQTHAYADTFEIPNNHPQQQSSLSSQFYEKPIIPDSSFNIFPITTSSSVQGIFGSTYPEGNTDLLNCSQLGQSQQPMKPKHNESQVTPFGAGALLPSFAEKDGSGGNQNCPSFQNHVSSLLSIAAPNLTMNATLGDASATPYVASCIQNSLYGYLDESSNLLQNSGESNPQSQTFVKVYKSGSVGRSLDISRFSNYDELRVELGHMFGVGGLLEDPRRSGWQLVFVDRENDVILLGDDPWESFVNNVWYIKILSPEDLHKMGKQGID
- the LOC135645499 gene encoding auxin response factor 12-like isoform X2, whose product is MTLQPLRLQEQKDAYFLIEMGVVSKQPVNYFCKTLTASDTSTHGGFSVRRRAAEKVFPPLDFSQQPPAQELVARDLHGVEWKFKHIYRGQPKRHLLTTGWSVFIGAKRLVAGDSVLFIWNEKNQLLLGIRRANRPQTVMPSSVLSSDSMHIGLLAAAAHAAATNGCFTVFYNPRANPSEFVIPLSKYVKAVFHTRVSAGMRFRMLFETEECSIRRYMGTITGTSDLDPVRWPNSHWRSVKVGWDESTAGERQPRVSLWEIEPLTTFPMYPSLFPLRLNRPWHLGGPFSQDTKEDELNAPIWLRNDAGEQGSHPFNSPSLGMGSWMHERLEPLLPGNEVSQYQAMSAAALEAIRGVDILRPHLLQYQQPFQFLQHLQHQDFQQVISSPSLRLLENQPTSVPQQQLQQLLSEQHKQQVQQTHAYADTFEIPNNHPQQQSSLSSQFYEKPIIPDSSFNIFPITTSSSVQGIFGSTYPEGNTDLLNCSQLGQSQQPMKPKHNESQVTPFGAGALLPSFAEKDGSGGNQNCPSFQNHVSSLLSIAAPNLTMNATLGDASATPYVASCIQNSLYGYLDESSNLLQNSGESNPQSQTFVKVYKSGSVGRSLDISRFSNYDELRVELGHMFGVGGLLEDPRRSGWQLVFVDRENDVILLGDDPWESFVNNVWYIKILSPEDLHKMGKQGID